A section of the Lynx canadensis isolate LIC74 chromosome A1, mLynCan4.pri.v2, whole genome shotgun sequence genome encodes:
- the LOC115510728 gene encoding olfactory receptor 2Z1-like, translated as MESSQSGMDNPAPRAIQPVRVEPEKEQGSGYFTAHDELVYFFSHEAWQEAGRGPWNQSSTGGFVLTSLFESPMHLFLFIMVVVVYTLAMAGNTAMVFLIWADARLHTPMYFLLSQLSFLDIFFTSVTIPKMIAGFLFGWTSISFVGCGAQMFFFMFFGATECLLLALMAYDRYVAICNPLRYPSLMSHQTCLLMVAASWLGGSLNASIQTALTLQFPYCGSRKIAHFFCEVPSLLRLVCADTASYEHVLFVTGVVVLLLPIAFITMSYALILAAVLGMHSVEGRRKALATCSSHLTVVNLFYGPLVYTYMLPASYHSPGQDDVVSIFYTVLTPMLNPVIYSLRNKEVTGAMKNVIGKCGMGKIA; from the exons ATGGAgtcgagccaatcaggaatggacaacccagcacctagggCTATCCAGCcagtaagggtagaacctgagaaagaacaaggg AGTGGATACTTTACAGCCCATGATGAGTTGGTTTACTTCTTCTCCCACGAGGCTTGgcaagaggcaggcagagggccCTGGAACCAGTCCTCCACCGGCGGCTTTGTCCTCACAAGCCTTTTTGAGAGCCCAATGCACCTGTTCCTCTTCATCATGGTTGTGGTAGTCTACACACTTGCCATGGCTGGCAACACTGCCATGGTTTTCCTGATCTGGGCAGATGCCCGGCTCCACACACCCATGTATTTCCTCCTCAGCCAGCTGTCTTTTCTGGACATCTTCTTCACCTCAGTCACCATCCCCAAGATGATAGCAGGCTTCCTCTTTGGCTGGACTAGCATCTCATTTGTGGGCTGTGGAgcacaaatgtttttcttcatgttctttggGGCCACAGAGTGCCTCCTGCTGGCCCTCATGGCCTATGACCGTTACGTGGCCATCTGCAACCCTCTGCGCTACCCATCACTCATGAGTCATCAGACCTGTCTGCTCATGGTGGCTGCCTCCTGGCTGGGAGGGTCTCTCAATGCCTCCATCCAGACTGCACTGACCCTGCAGTTCCCCTATTGTGGCTCGAGGAAGATTGCACACTTTTTCTGCGAGGTGCCTTCACTGCTGAGGCTGGTTTGTGCTGACACAGCCTCCTATGAGCACGTTCTTTTTGTGACAGGTGTGGTAGTCCTTCTGCTGCCCATTGCCTTTATCACTATGTCCTATGCCCTCATCTTGGCAGCAGTGCTTGGGATGCACTCTGTGGAGGGGCGTCGGAAGGCCCTAGCCACCTGCTCCTCCCACTTAACAGTTGTCAACCTCTTCTATGGACCCCTCGTCTATACCTATATGTTACCTGCATCCTACCACTCTCCTGGCCAAGATGATGTAGTGTCCATCTTCTATACAGTCCTCACACCCATGCTGAATCCTGTCATCTACAGTCTCAGGAACAAGGAAGTGACAGGAGCAATGAAGAATGTCATAGGGAAGTGTGGGATGGGTAAGATTGCTTAA